In Blattabacterium cuenoti, a single window of DNA contains:
- a CDS encoding urease subunit gamma: protein MHLTFYEKEKLLLHMAGILAINRLNRGLKLNYPESIALITHYVMEGARDGKMIKDIIYEAKNILYDDQVMDGIDELIKDIKVEATFPDGTKLVTIHDPIKKRNSKVPSKKIIPGEYHLLEDEITLLPNRHRITRIVSNKGDRPIQIGSHFHFYETNSMLFFDRKGTEGYRLDIAAGRSIRFEPGEIKEISLVKMGGNNKIIGFSK, encoded by the coding sequence ATGCATTTAACTTTTTATGAGAAAGAAAAACTTCTTCTTCATATGGCTGGAATATTAGCAATAAATCGTTTAAACAGAGGATTAAAATTAAATTATCCAGAATCTATAGCATTAATTACACATTATGTAATGGAAGGTGCACGTGATGGCAAAATGATAAAAGATATAATATATGAAGCAAAAAATATTCTTTATGATGATCAAGTAATGGATGGTATTGATGAACTTATTAAAGATATTAAAGTAGAAGCTACTTTTCCAGATGGAACCAAATTGGTAACAATTCATGATCCGATCAAAAAAAGAAATTCAAAAGTACCAAGTAAAAAAATTATACCAGGAGAGTATCATTTACTTGAAGATGAAATAACATTACTGCCTAATAGACATAGAATAACAAGAATTGTATCAAATAAAGGAGATAGACCTATTCAAATAGGATCTCATTTTCATTTTTACGAAACTAATTCCATGTTATTTTTTGATAGAAAAGGAACTGAAGGTTATAGATTAGATATCGCTGCTGGAAGATCTATTCGTTTTGAACCAGGAGAAATTAAAGAAATTTCATTAGTCAAAATGGGAGGTAATAATAAAATTATTGGATTTTCCAAATAA
- a CDS encoding ribonuclease P protein component, with protein MSLKINVMNVMKYGKLLYNFPIKIKYISIDKNKSTNYVKNKMVGILIKKQIFKKAVHRNRIKRLFRSAYLLNKYLLEDNINNNNKIYYIVFIYQGSFLPTFKLINCSLNKICSYLKFFVK; from the coding sequence ATGTCATTAAAAATTAATGTTATGAATGTTATGAAATATGGAAAATTATTATATAATTTTCCTATAAAAATTAAATACATTTCTATAGATAAAAATAAATCAACTAATTATGTAAAAAACAAAATGGTTGGAATATTAATCAAAAAACAAATTTTTAAAAAGGCAGTTCATCGAAATAGAATAAAAAGATTATTTAGATCAGCTTATTTATTAAATAAATATCTTTTAGAAGATAACATAAATAATAATAACAAAATTTATTACATAGTTTTTATTTATCAAGGTAGTTTTTTACCAACATTTAAATTAATAAATTGTTCACTGAACAAAATATGTAGTTATTTAAAATTTTTTGTTAAATAA
- a CDS encoding MarC family protein has protein sequence MKWINSLVSCFMILFSIIDILGNAPIIMGFKSKGNIIETKKVIITSLIIFLSFLFLGQPLLTIIGIDVQSFSVAGAFVLFIIGLEMILGIDIHKVQKNAHTSIVPIAFPLIAGPGSLTTLISLKTTYNVYIIIISLILNMIVVYFVLEKCDMIAKKLGSNGLDIVKKIFGIILLAFAVKIFGANISDLFNKKF, from the coding sequence ATGAAATGGATAAATTCATTAGTCAGTTGTTTCATGATATTATTTAGCATTATAGATATTTTAGGAAATGCTCCTATTATTATGGGATTTAAATCTAAAGGAAATATTATAGAAACTAAAAAAGTCATCATAACCTCCCTTATAATATTTTTATCTTTTTTGTTTTTAGGACAACCTTTATTAACAATTATTGGTATTGATGTTCAATCATTTTCTGTAGCTGGGGCATTTGTATTATTTATAATTGGATTAGAAATGATATTAGGAATAGATATCCACAAAGTACAAAAAAATGCACATACATCTATAGTTCCTATAGCATTTCCTCTTATTGCTGGTCCTGGATCTTTAACTACATTGATATCATTGAAAACTACTTATAATGTATATATTATTATTATTTCTTTGATTTTAAATATGATAGTAGTGTATTTTGTTTTAGAAAAATGTGATATGATTGCAAAAAAATTAGGATCAAATGGATTAGATATTGTAAAGAAAATATTTGGAATTATTTTATTAGCTTTTGCAGTGAAAATTTTTGGAGCTAATATAAGTGATTTATTTAACAAAAAATTTTAA
- the thrA gene encoding bifunctional aspartate kinase/homoserine dehydrogenase I: MQVLKFGGSSVAHADSIKRICYLLEQKIEGKYAIVVSALENITDQLIQCGIFAAKRKNIYKNIIEKIEMRHLNMIRELFPISDQSHLISCIKKKINNLECLCDGIFQVEELSKRSLDKIMSFGELSSSFLIAEKLKQFGLDAICKDSRDLIITDAQFGCAQVDFITSNHHIVQFFNEEITSKYIVLPGFIGSTIEHETTTLGRGGSDYTASILAAAISASFLEIWTDVSGMMTANPKIVNQAFPIQEISYEEAMELSHFGATVIYPPTIQPAMKKNIPIKIKNTFYPMDQGTLIYVNKNINITQPVTGISGIQSVSLLTLEGSGMIGIPGYSKRLFEALSREQINVIFITQSSSEHSITTGIHDLDVIKAKSVIDSEFSKEIHQKCIYPLRIEKDLCIIAVVGDNMKNLHGTSGKMFSALGRNSINVRAIAQGSTEKNISVVIKKTDFKKALNTLHEAFFERPPKQINLFICGVGKVGSKLLEQLFKQKNYLLKKLKLQVRIIGLANSKKMFFNKEGIDLSQWKNHLENNVNSMNICSFINKVWKFNFRNSLFVDNTASEEMAMTYEKFLQNGIGVITCNKIACSSNYEYYKKLKNLARHFQSPFLFETNVGASLPVISTLNDLINSGDKIHKIESVLSGSLNFIFNHFVENKTFLEVVKEAQLKGYTEPDPRIDLNGLDVMRKILILARECGSPLELSDIRKKSFLPESCLNAQSINIFYQELHKYKDYFIKIRIQAENKEQRLRFIARYEKGIATVGLEYVPKHHPFYQLEGKDNMVLYYTSRYAKQPLIIKGAGAGAEVTASGVLSDIIKATK; encoded by the coding sequence ATGCAAGTTTTAAAATTTGGAGGGAGTTCTGTTGCTCATGCAGATTCAATTAAACGTATTTGTTATTTATTAGAACAAAAAATTGAAGGAAAATATGCAATTGTAGTTTCTGCTTTGGAAAACATTACAGATCAGTTAATACAATGTGGAATATTTGCTGCAAAAAGAAAAAATATATATAAAAATATTATAGAAAAAATAGAAATGCGTCATTTAAATATGATTAGAGAATTATTTCCAATTTCTGATCAAAGTCATTTAATTAGTTGTATAAAAAAAAAGATTAATAATTTAGAATGTTTATGTGATGGAATTTTCCAAGTAGAAGAATTATCAAAAAGATCTTTAGATAAAATAATGAGTTTTGGAGAACTAAGTTCTTCTTTTTTAATTGCAGAAAAACTAAAACAATTTGGATTAGATGCAATTTGTAAAGATAGTCGAGATTTAATTATTACTGATGCTCAATTTGGATGTGCACAAGTTGATTTTATCACAAGCAATCATCATATTGTTCAATTTTTTAATGAAGAAATAACTTCTAAATATATTGTGTTACCAGGATTTATAGGGTCAACAATAGAACATGAAACCACTACTCTTGGAAGAGGTGGGTCTGACTATACAGCTTCTATTTTAGCAGCTGCTATTTCTGCTAGTTTTTTAGAAATCTGGACTGATGTTAGTGGAATGATGACCGCAAATCCAAAAATAGTGAATCAAGCATTTCCTATTCAAGAAATTTCTTATGAAGAAGCTATGGAATTATCTCATTTTGGAGCAACAGTTATTTATCCTCCTACTATACAACCAGCAATGAAAAAAAATATTCCTATTAAGATCAAGAATACTTTTTATCCAATGGACCAAGGAACTTTAATTTATGTTAATAAAAATATTAATATAACTCAACCAGTAACTGGGATATCTGGCATTCAATCTGTATCGTTACTGACTTTAGAAGGCAGTGGTATGATAGGAATTCCAGGTTATTCAAAACGTCTATTTGAAGCTTTATCAAGAGAACAAATTAATGTTATTTTTATTACACAAAGTTCTTCAGAACATTCAATTACAACAGGTATACATGATTTAGATGTAATAAAAGCTAAATCTGTTATAGATAGTGAATTTTCCAAAGAAATACACCAAAAATGTATTTATCCTTTAAGGATAGAAAAAGATTTATGTATCATTGCTGTAGTGGGTGATAATATGAAAAATCTTCATGGAACTAGTGGTAAAATGTTTTCAGCTCTAGGAAGAAATAGTATAAATGTTAGAGCAATAGCTCAAGGGTCTACAGAAAAAAATATTTCAGTAGTTATTAAAAAAACTGATTTTAAAAAAGCTTTAAATACTTTGCATGAAGCATTCTTTGAAAGGCCTCCAAAACAAATTAATCTTTTTATTTGTGGAGTAGGAAAAGTGGGTAGTAAACTATTAGAACAACTTTTTAAACAAAAAAATTATCTTCTTAAAAAATTAAAATTACAAGTTAGAATTATTGGATTGGCAAATAGTAAAAAAATGTTTTTTAATAAAGAAGGTATTGATTTATCGCAATGGAAAAATCATCTTGAAAATAATGTAAATTCCATGAATATCTGTTCTTTTATAAATAAAGTTTGGAAATTTAATTTTAGAAATAGTTTATTCGTAGATAATACAGCCAGCGAAGAGATGGCAATGACTTATGAAAAATTTTTACAAAATGGAATTGGCGTTATTACTTGTAATAAAATTGCTTGTTCTTCTAATTATGAATATTATAAAAAATTAAAAAATCTTGCTAGACATTTTCAATCTCCATTTTTATTTGAAACAAATGTTGGAGCAAGTTTACCCGTAATAAGTACTTTAAACGATCTTATAAACAGTGGAGATAAAATTCATAAAATAGAATCTGTATTATCTGGAAGTTTAAACTTTATTTTTAATCATTTTGTAGAAAATAAAACTTTTCTAGAAGTAGTTAAAGAAGCACAATTAAAAGGATACACAGAACCAGATCCAAGAATAGATTTAAATGGATTAGATGTAATGAGAAAAATTCTTATTTTAGCAAGAGAATGTGGAAGTCCTTTAGAATTAAGTGATATTAGAAAAAAATCTTTTTTACCTGAAAGTTGTTTAAATGCACAATCTATTAATATTTTTTATCAAGAATTACATAAGTATAAAGATTATTTTATTAAAATCCGAATACAAGCCGAAAATAAAGAACAAAGATTACGTTTTATTGCACGTTATGAAAAAGGAATAGCAACTGTTGGATTAGAATATGTTCCAAAACATCATCCATTTTATCAATTAGAAGGAAAAGATAATATGGTATTATATTATACTTCTCGTTATGCAAAACAACCATTAATTATAAAGGGAGCAGGTGCTGGAGCTGAAGTAACAGCTTCTGGTGTTCTTTCGGATATTATCAAAGCTACTAAATAA
- the fbp gene encoding class 1 fructose-bisphosphatase — MYTLGEFIIDNRDRFLYSTESLLRLFSSIKLAAKAINKEVNKAGLTKTIIGSSGIINIQGEHQQKLDNYAHKVFIESLKSRNVVCGIASEEEKNFIMIKEENDNFSKNEYIVLLDPLDGSSNIDVNVPIGTIFSVYIRKSSINTNITLEDFLQEGHKQILAGYIIYGSSTILVYTIGNGVYGFTLDPTIGTFYLSHPNISFPEKEKIYSINEGNYDRFPIGVKHFIKYCQENKGNRPYTARYIGSLVGDFHRNMIQGGIYIYPNHSHSPNGKLRLLYECNPIAFLTEQAGGKASDGTKRILDIKPSSLHQRTPFICGPINMVNKFEAFMNKSKI, encoded by the coding sequence ATGTATACATTAGGAGAATTTATTATAGATAATAGAGATCGTTTCTTATATTCTACAGAATCATTATTAAGATTATTTAGTTCTATTAAATTAGCAGCAAAAGCTATTAATAAAGAAGTGAATAAAGCTGGATTAACAAAAACAATTATAGGGAGTTCAGGAATTATAAATATACAAGGAGAACATCAACAAAAATTGGATAATTATGCACATAAAGTATTTATTGAATCTTTAAAAAGTAGAAATGTAGTTTGTGGAATTGCTTCTGAAGAAGAAAAAAATTTTATAATGATAAAAGAAGAAAATGATAATTTTTCTAAAAATGAATATATAGTTTTACTTGATCCACTAGATGGGTCCTCTAATATAGATGTAAATGTGCCTATTGGAACAATTTTTTCTGTATATATTAGAAAATCATCTATTAATACTAATATTACGTTAGAAGATTTCTTGCAAGAAGGTCATAAACAAATTCTTGCAGGATACATTATATATGGATCATCTACAATCTTAGTGTATACGATTGGCAATGGAGTATATGGATTTACTTTAGATCCTACTATTGGTACTTTTTATTTATCTCATCCAAATATTTCTTTTCCAGAAAAAGAAAAAATATATTCTATTAATGAAGGCAATTATGATAGATTTCCTATAGGGGTAAAACATTTTATTAAGTATTGTCAAGAAAATAAAGGAAATAGGCCATATACTGCAAGATATATTGGGTCTTTGGTCGGTGATTTTCATAGAAATATGATACAAGGAGGAATATATATATATCCTAATCATTCTCATTCTCCAAATGGAAAATTAAGATTACTTTATGAATGTAATCCAATTGCTTTTTTAACAGAACAAGCGGGAGGAAAGGCCTCTGATGGAACGAAAAGAATATTGGATATAAAACCTAGTTCTTTACATCAACGAACTCCATTTATTTGTGGGCCTATCAATATGGTTAATAAATTCGAAGCATTTATGAATAAATCAAAAATATGA
- a CDS encoding TrmH family RNA methyltransferase produces MDKIVKNIKIKKLIKTYKNNNKLFFVEGIMEFKMAIKGNYIPNKILICKDIFDNYNIIKSFNSIIIFISLNIFQKLVYRKNSGGIIGIFQKLILKTIQNIIPPKNSLIVILDGIEKPGNLGAILRTADSAGVNFIICCNLQTSIFNTNVIRCSLGSVFTQQIMIEDKKLILDWLKQHNIEIVSTSTNLKSTNLYDTYFASSSSLAIVLGSENKGLSNDWLKKSNKIIKIPMFGFIDSLNVSNVFSIIIYEIIRRKKYII; encoded by the coding sequence ATGGACAAAATAGTAAAAAATATAAAAATAAAAAAATTAATAAAAACTTATAAAAATAACAACAAATTATTCTTTGTTGAAGGAATTATGGAATTTAAAATGGCTATTAAAGGAAATTATATCCCCAACAAAATACTTATTTGTAAAGATATATTTGATAATTATAATATTATAAAGTCATTTAATTCAATTATTATTTTTATTAGTTTAAATATTTTTCAAAAACTAGTATATAGAAAAAATTCAGGAGGAATTATTGGAATTTTTCAAAAATTAATTTTAAAAACAATACAAAATATTATTCCTCCTAAAAATTCTTTAATTGTAATATTAGATGGAATTGAAAAACCAGGAAATTTAGGAGCAATATTGAGAACTGCAGATTCTGCTGGAGTTAATTTTATTATATGTTGTAATTTACAAACATCTATATTTAATACCAATGTAATTAGATGTAGTTTAGGAAGCGTGTTTACTCAACAAATAATGATAGAAGATAAAAAATTAATTTTAGATTGGTTAAAACAACATAATATTGAAATAGTTTCTACTAGCACAAATTTAAAGTCTACAAATTTATACGACACTTATTTTGCTTCTTCTTCTTCTTTAGCTATTGTATTAGGATCAGAAAATAAAGGATTATCTAATGATTGGTTAAAAAAATCTAATAAAATAATAAAAATTCCTATGTTTGGATTTATAGATTCTCTTAATGTTAGTAATGTATTTTCTATTATTATATATGAAATAATAAGGAGAAAAAAATACATTATCTAA
- a CDS encoding lysophospholipid acyltransferase family protein, which produces MIYSLLIFLWHIWFLLINIILVPFWAGASIPFLFNEKNYPIVYWFHQMWARSNLFLMGFWYVLETDKEILDKNKQYVIISNHTSIMDIMLIYSLMRNHPLVFVGKAELAKLPFFGFVYKKSNILLDRKSLSSCKQVFKTIQHQIDSGKSICLFPEGGVPNPSIFLGNFKSGAFAIAIIKQIPIVTFTIADIKTKFPRFSLLKGKPGKIRIKQHHSISTKHFSLKEKNILKQKCFNLIKFQLEQFYSEKS; this is translated from the coding sequence TTGATTTACAGTTTATTAATTTTTTTATGGCATATTTGGTTTTTATTAATTAATATTATATTAGTTCCTTTTTGGGCTGGAGCTTCAATTCCTTTTTTATTTAATGAAAAGAATTATCCAATAGTTTATTGGTTTCATCAAATGTGGGCTAGATCAAATCTATTTTTAATGGGATTTTGGTATGTATTAGAAACTGATAAAGAAATATTAGATAAAAATAAACAATACGTTATAATTAGCAATCATACTTCTATTATGGATATTATGTTAATTTATTCTTTAATGAGAAATCATCCTTTAGTATTTGTGGGAAAAGCTGAATTAGCCAAATTACCATTTTTTGGATTTGTTTATAAAAAAAGTAATATTCTATTAGATAGAAAAAGCTTATCAAGTTGTAAACAAGTTTTTAAAACAATACAACATCAAATAGATTCAGGAAAAAGTATTTGTCTTTTTCCAGAAGGTGGGGTTCCAAATCCATCTATTTTTTTGGGAAATTTTAAAAGTGGAGCGTTTGCTATTGCTATAATAAAACAAATTCCTATTGTTACATTTACAATAGCTGATATCAAAACCAAGTTTCCTAGATTTTCATTATTAAAAGGAAAACCAGGAAAAATAAGAATTAAACAACATCATTCTATTTCTACTAAACATTTTTCTTTAAAAGAAAAAAATATTTTAAAACAAAAATGTTTTAATTTAATAAAATTTCAATTGGAACAATTTTATAGTGAAAAATCTTGA
- a CDS encoding ribonuclease HI: MKNLERAINNNINTGKKIHIYTDGSSKGNPGPGGYAIFIEFLERKHYKRQIISEGYRYTTNNRMELLSVIVGLEKIPKNKQNITVFTDSEYIINPINKNWIYEWKQNNFKNKKNIDLWIRFFKVFKKHFIFFQWMKSHGFHYINDYCDRLAEMASKNKKLKIDYIYEQQKK; encoded by the coding sequence GTGAAAAATCTTGAACGAGCAATAAATAATAATATTAATACAGGAAAAAAAATACATATATATACAGATGGTTCTTCTAAAGGTAATCCAGGACCTGGTGGATATGCTATATTTATAGAATTTTTAGAAAGAAAACACTATAAAAGACAAATTATATCTGAAGGATATCGTTATACTACTAATAATAGAATGGAATTATTGTCTGTTATAGTTGGATTAGAAAAAATCCCAAAAAATAAACAAAATATTACTGTTTTTACAGATTCTGAATACATAATCAATCCAATTAACAAAAATTGGATTTATGAATGGAAACAAAATAATTTTAAAAATAAAAAAAATATTGATTTATGGATTCGTTTTTTTAAAGTATTTAAAAAACATTTTATTTTTTTTCAATGGATGAAATCACATGGATTTCATTATATTAATGATTATTGTGATCGTCTAGCTGAAATGGCTTCTAAAAACAAAAAATTAAAAATAGATTATATTTATGAACAACAAAAAAAATAA
- the pyrE gene encoding orotate phosphoribosyltransferase — protein sequence MIKEKEQFVLTIYNLGIMKFGNFTLKSGYSSPIYIDFRPIASKPNLLIKLSDLLLHTISYYNFELICGVPYAALPIATTLSIRYNIPLIIKRKENKGYGTQKMIEGIYKKGQNCLLIEDVITSGESLLNTAEGLKKEGLVIQNILSILDREQGGIENITNKGFKINTLFKIGEVINILDKQKLFKQQEIYYINKFLKQKTNIKFKKRRLSYEEKQQNISHPIGKKLIDITIKKKTNLIFSADLIYSNQILNFAHLIGDLICVLKLHVDIIRDFSYSFIQKLKQISIKKNFLIFEDKKLCDVAYTNYLQLHHGIHRISSWADIVSTHVIAGEDSINNLNIPYNTMGLVTISEMSSYGRISDDQFFIQSLKISLRNSTVIGTVAQRKVDDRLLLFTPGILLSSNDISSSNKHSSYITPNKAITQYQSDFIIVGKAIYQSKYPKYFAKKYRYEGWEAYQNEL from the coding sequence ATGATAAAAGAAAAAGAACAATTTGTTTTAACAATTTACAATTTAGGGATCATGAAATTTGGAAATTTTACTTTAAAAAGTGGATATAGTTCTCCTATATATATTGATTTTCGTCCTATTGCTTCAAAACCTAATTTATTAATTAAATTATCAGATTTACTGTTACATACAATTTCATATTATAACTTTGAATTAATTTGTGGAGTTCCTTATGCAGCATTACCCATTGCAACTACTTTATCAATTAGATATAATATACCTTTGATTATTAAAAGAAAAGAAAATAAAGGATATGGAACACAAAAAATGATTGAGGGAATTTATAAAAAAGGACAAAATTGTCTTCTTATAGAGGATGTGATAACTAGTGGAGAGAGTTTATTAAATACAGCAGAAGGGCTGAAAAAAGAAGGATTAGTAATTCAAAATATATTATCAATTTTAGATCGTGAACAAGGAGGCATAGAAAATATCACAAATAAAGGATTTAAAATTAATACACTATTTAAGATAGGAGAGGTCATAAATATATTAGATAAACAAAAATTATTCAAACAACAAGAAATATATTATATTAACAAATTTTTAAAACAAAAAACAAATATAAAATTTAAAAAAAGAAGACTTTCTTATGAAGAAAAACAACAAAACATTTCTCATCCAATAGGAAAAAAACTTATTGATATTACAATTAAAAAAAAAACTAATTTAATTTTTTCTGCAGATCTTATATATTCTAATCAAATTTTAAATTTTGCACATTTAATAGGAGATCTAATTTGTGTATTAAAACTTCATGTTGATATTATTCGTGATTTTTCATATTCTTTTATTCAAAAACTAAAACAAATTTCTATAAAAAAAAATTTTTTAATATTTGAGGATAAAAAATTATGTGATGTTGCATACACAAATTATTTACAATTACATCATGGAATACATAGAATTTCTTCATGGGCAGATATTGTTTCTACACATGTTATTGCAGGAGAAGATAGCATAAATAATTTAAATATTCCATATAATACTATGGGATTAGTTACTATATCTGAAATGTCATCGTATGGTAGAATATCTGATGATCAATTTTTTATACAATCTTTAAAGATTTCTTTGAGAAACTCAACCGTAATTGGTACAGTTGCACAAAGAAAAGTAGATGATAGATTATTATTATTTACACCAGGAATTTTATTATCATCCAATGATATTAGTAGTAGTAATAAACATTCATCATATATTACTCCTAATAAAGCCATAACACAATATCAAAGTGATTTTATTATAGTAGGCAAAGCAATATATCAATCTAAATATCCAAAATATTTTGCAAAAAAATATAGATATGAAGGATGGGAAGCATATCAAAACGAACTTTAA
- the ureC gene encoding urease subunit alpha — protein sequence MTKMNRESYSKMYGPTKGDKIRLGDTSLWIEIEKDYTVYGDECVFGGGKVIRNGMGQNALATKDNGILDLVLTNAIIIDHWGIIKSDIGVRNGLIVGIGKSGNPDIMDGVHDNMHIGSGTEVISAENCIVTSGSVDCHVHYICPQLFEVALENGTTTIIGGGTGPATGSIATNCTSGVWNIQNMFHSTDHIPINFMFLACGNSSNPIALEEQVLYGAGGLKIHEDWGSTPSVINQCLKISDKLDIQVNIHTDSLNESGYVEDTLKTFNNRTIHTYHTEGAGGGHAPDLLKVISHYNILPSSTSPTIPYTCNTIDEHLDMLMICHHLDSNLPEDVSFAKSRIRSETISAEGVLHDLGAISMISSDSQAMGRIGEIVKRTWQTADKMKKERGALGDDYKNENDNIRVKRYISKYTINPAITHGISNYVGSIQIGKMADLVVWKPAFFGVKPELVIKSGMIVYASLGDPNATIPTPQPFMYRKMFGFFNPKLSSVFIPISAINNGFIEKNKINKTLKLIQNCRNLSKKDMILNGEIPNIEIDPINYSVYIDGKKIESNPSYILPLSQKYFLF from the coding sequence ATGACAAAAATGAATAGAGAGTCTTATTCTAAAATGTACGGACCTACTAAAGGAGATAAAATTAGATTAGGTGATACGTCATTATGGATTGAAATTGAAAAAGATTATACAGTATATGGTGATGAATGTGTTTTTGGAGGTGGAAAAGTAATTCGAAACGGAATGGGACAAAATGCATTAGCAACTAAAGATAATGGTATTTTAGATTTAGTATTAACAAATGCTATTATTATTGATCATTGGGGTATTATAAAATCTGATATTGGAGTAAGAAATGGATTAATTGTTGGAATTGGTAAATCTGGTAATCCAGATATTATGGATGGTGTTCATGATAATATGCATATTGGATCAGGTACGGAAGTTATCTCAGCAGAGAATTGTATTGTGACATCTGGAAGTGTAGATTGTCATGTACATTATATTTGTCCTCAATTATTTGAAGTGGCATTAGAAAATGGAACAACAACTATAATTGGAGGGGGAACAGGTCCTGCAACAGGAAGTATTGCAACCAATTGCACATCTGGAGTTTGGAATATTCAAAATATGTTTCATAGTACTGATCATATTCCTATTAATTTTATGTTTTTAGCATGCGGAAATAGTTCTAATCCTATTGCTTTAGAAGAACAAGTATTATATGGGGCAGGTGGATTGAAAATACATGAAGATTGGGGGAGCACTCCATCTGTAATTAATCAATGTTTAAAAATATCAGATAAGCTAGATATTCAAGTTAATATTCATACAGATTCATTAAACGAATCAGGTTATGTAGAAGATACTTTAAAAACATTCAATAATAGAACTATTCATACTTATCATACAGAAGGAGCAGGTGGAGGACATGCTCCAGATTTATTAAAAGTAATATCTCATTATAATATTTTACCTTCATCTACAAGTCCAACTATTCCTTATACTTGTAATACAATTGATGAACATTTGGATATGCTTATGATATGTCATCATTTAGATTCTAATCTACCAGAGGATGTTTCTTTTGCAAAATCGAGAATTCGATCTGAAACAATTAGTGCAGAAGGTGTATTACATGATTTAGGAGCTATCAGTATGATTAGTTCAGATTCTCAAGCTATGGGAAGAATAGGAGAAATTGTAAAAAGAACTTGGCAAACGGCAGATAAAATGAAAAAAGAAAGAGGAGCATTGGGTGATGATTATAAAAATGAAAATGACAATATAAGAGTTAAAAGATATATTTCAAAATATACTATTAATCCTGCAATAACTCATGGTATATCCAATTATGTAGGATCAATTCAAATTGGAAAAATGGCTGATTTAGTAGTTTGGAAACCTGCTTTTTTTGGAGTCAAACCTGAATTAGTAATTAAAAGTGGAATGATTGTATATGCTAGTCTTGGCGATCCGAATGCTACTATTCCAACTCCTCAACCATTTATGTATAGAAAAATGTTTGGATTTTTTAATCCAAAATTAAGTAGCGTTTTTATTCCCATATCTGCTATTAATAATGGATTTATAGAAAAAAATAAGATTAATAAAACATTAAAACTTATTCAAAACTGTCGTAATTTATCTAAAAAAGATATGATATTAAATGGAGAAATTCCAAATATAGAAATAGATCCAATTAATTATAGTGTTTATATAGATGGTAAAAAAATTGAATCTAACCCATCCTATATTTTACCTCTTTCTCAAAAATATTTTTTATTTTAA
- a CDS encoding deoxycytidylate deaminase, which yields MSNGYNNTPEGFDKLCEDKNGDTKWYVLHAEANAILKLSYSSLSCKNSCLYITHFPCKECSKLIYQSKIKRIVYLYENNNIEEQLILFKKSNILIKKFI from the coding sequence ATATCAAATGGTTATAATAATACTCCAGAAGGATTTGATAAATTATGTGAGGATAAAAATGGAGACACAAAATGGTATGTGTTACATGCAGAAGCTAATGCAATTTTAAAATTATCTTATTCATCATTATCATGTAAAAATTCTTGTTTATATATTACACACTTTCCATGTAAAGAATGTAGTAAATTAATTTATCAATCTAAAATTAAAAGAATAGTATATTTATATGAAAATAACAATATAGAAGAACAATTAATATTGTTTAAAAAATCCAACATTTTGATTAAAAAATTTATTTAA